The Pochonia chlamydosporia 170 chromosome 1, whole genome shotgun sequence genome window below encodes:
- a CDS encoding guanine nucleotide exchange factor Vps9 (similar to Coccidioides immitis RS XP_001243139.1), translated as MSPPEEPAGPEVVNPPNDKDTSHANEDVNPTMSPEPSASVVETATGKDIPKEDQQIPVSDRAEPVENDTSAEASSELATQTKRTEQPSTPAIEKHIPAPLKLAEPEGPDAMTSSVATIKAPATSSSQKKDNDSQYLAAEPSPYVDPTPATPMTSQPPSRSPSTAARSHRSDEPSPSRSDGADEEKRYTSEDEQDGGSRSEIQSIMEQFSEAGGGPDAEEVMSPRLEIASPILAGPVQHPPRKSSLEPLSQSISNQLQDFNALRVSTSSPSSVRSKERAVDDHGPPVPPKDGAFGTPPRTRDDRRPSSITSPTSPQLSMHRPPPPDPEPEPALPFDFHRFLEQLRNKKADPVARYLKSFLSEFGKKQWMVHEQVKITSDFLAFIANKMMLCDVWRDVSDAEFDNAREGMEKLVMNRLYAQTFSPAIAPPKPIPGAKPRRRGGDVPLGPGRRGQHQEDVERDEILTQKINIYGWVKLEHLDIPPVGDSGRRFLKLAQQELLKIKSYRAPRDKIICVLNCSKVIFGLLKHNKSDSSADSFMPLLIYVVLQCNPEHLVSNVQYILRFRNQEKLGGEAGYYLSSLMGAIQFIENMDRSSLTISDDEFERNVEAAVSAIAEKHQAASPISPQQQQQPTFNEKAGFYPSGSSGRPSIDGVEGSTPRRSTSSYEGDAQDGAAISGLLRTIQKPLSTIGRIFSDENGSSSSAPGSVPRSPGLTDRQSPRPTHRDQHAALQEQQQQLLAKHALPAEEAAARQASAEAAEAQRLHRAEHANVVETLAGMFPDLDKDVISDVVYQKQGRVGLAVDACLALSS; from the exons ATGTCGCCGCCGGAGGAGCCCGCGGGCCCAGAGGTTGTCAACCCACCTAACGACAAGGATACATCACATGCCAACGAAGATGTAAATCCCACCATGTCGCCCGAACcctctgcctctgttgtTGAGACGGCTACTGGGAAGGATATACCGAAGGAGGACCAGCAAATACCTGTATCAGATAGAGCAGAACCAGTTGAGAATGACACCTCTGCGGAGGCTTCATCCGAACTTGCAACCCAAACCAAGCGCACGGAGCAACCTTCAACCCCTGCTATCGAGAAGCATATCCCAGCGCCGTTGAAACTGGCTGAGCCTGAGGGCCCCGATGCCATGACCTCGTCTGTGGCCACCATAAAGGCTCCGGCCACATCATCGTCACAAAAAAAAGACAACGATTCACAATATCTTGCAGCCGAACCGTCGCCCTATGTCGATCCCACGCCTGCAACCCCCATGACCTCGCAGCCTCCATCACGGAGCCCCTCCACCGCTGCAAGATCTCACCGATCCGACGAACCGTCACCCTCAAGATCCGATGGGGCAGATGAGGAAAAGAGATACACAAGCGAGGACGAGCAAGATGGCGGTTCACGCTCCGAGATCCAGAGCATCATGGAGCAGTTCAGCGAAGCAGGTGGTGGACCTGACGCAGAGGAAGTAATGAGCCCACGGCTAGAGATTGCGTCTCCCATTCTGGCCGGGCCAGTTCAGCACCCCCCTCGAAAGTCAAGCTTAGAACCACTCTCGCAGTCGATATCAAACCAGCTCCAGGATTTCAACGCCTTGCGAGTATCTACGTCGTCTCCCTCCAGCGTAAGGTCCAAGGAAAGGGCTGTCGATGATCATGGGCCGCCAGTCCCGCCCAAGGACGGTGCTTTTGGAACTCCTCCTCGAACGAGAGACGACAGGCGGCCATCTAGCATAACGTCGCCAACCTCTCCGCAACTATCCATGCAccgtcctcctccccctGACCCCGAACCGGAACCAGCCCTTCCTTTTGACTTTCACAGATTTCTAGAACAGctgagaaacaaaaaggcAGACCCGGTTGCAAGGTATCTCAAGTCATTTTTGTCTGaatttggcaagaagcagtgGATGGTTCATGAGCAAGTCAAGATTACAAGCGACTTTTTGGCCTTCATTGCCAATAAGATGATGTTATGTGACGTCTGGAGGGACGTGTCCGACGCCGAGTTCGACAACGCTCGCGAGGGAATGGAGAAGTTGGTCATGAATCGATTATATGCACAGACGTTTTCCCCAGCCATTGCTCCACCAAAGCCTATTCCAGGCGCCAAGCcgagaagacgaggaggagatgTGCCTTTAGGCCCTGGCCGCCGTGGACAACATCAAGAAGACGTTGAACGTGATGAGATCCTGACTCAGAAGATCAACATCTATGGATGGGTGAAATTGGAGCATCTGGATATTCCGCCAGTGGGAGACAGTGGTCGCCGGTTCTTAAAACTCGCTCAGCAAG AGCTTTTGAAAATCAAGTCATATAGAGCGCCACGTGACAAGATAATCTGCGTCCTGAACTGCTCCAAGGTAATATTCG GTCTCTTGAAACACAACAAGTCCGACTCATCAGCAGATTCATTCATGCCACTGTTGATTTACGTCGTATTACAATGCAATCCTGAGCATCTGGTTTCCAACGTACAATACATTTTGCGATTCAGAAACCAGGAGAagcttggtggtgaagctggctACTACCTGTCATCTCTG ATGGGAGCCATCCAGTTCATTGAAAACATGGATCGATCATCACTCACAATATCCGACGACGAATTCGAAAGAAACGTCGAAGCAGCTGTATCAGCCATTGCCGAAAAACACCAGGCTGCCTCCCCCATTTCaccccagcagcagcaacaacctACATTCAACGAGAAAGCCGGCTTCTACCCCAGTGGATCGAGCGGTCGACCATCCATCGATGGGGTGGAGGGCTCAACCCCACGGCGCTCAACCTCCTCTTATGAAGGCGACGCCCAAGACGGTGCAGCAATCAGCGGCTTGCTTCGAACCATTCAAAAACCGCTCAGTACAATTGGTCGAATCTTCTCCGACGAGAATGGCTCTTCGTCTTCCGCTCCCGGAAGTGTTCCCCGTTCCCCCGGCTTGACAGATCGCCAATCCCCTCGACCAACTCATCGAGATCAGCACGCTGCCTTGcaagagcaacagcagcaactgcTTGCCAAGCATGCTCTCCCCGCAGAAGAAGCCGCTGCTAGACAAGCAAGTGccgaagcagcagaagcccAGCGGCTACACCGTGCTGAGCATGCAAATGTTGTGGAGACGCTGGCGGGCATGTTTCCCGACCTCGACAAAGATGTTATTAGCGATGTTGTTTACCAGAAGCAAGGAAG GGTTGGTTTGGCAGTCGATGCATGTTTGGCGCTATCTTCATAG
- a CDS encoding ATP-dependent RNA helicase DHX8 (similar to Metarhizium robertsii ARSEF 23 XP_007820328.1): MAAHTPYRQIRASYTQQTITVYQAYKQSIADAAVKHQKLNASPEFRPSRMTWVKPSWSWMMYRAGYSYKDPGQERILALKMKHEHFIALLEKGVLSTHNAPVGSGNGHARDKASEVRIQWDPERDERLQALPYRSIQIGIPGSLSKTWAEEWIAEIEDVTDKARGLKGVLDEKEDVTREELVEMGYVPEEIVFEVSDSIKGRLRMDVSG, translated from the coding sequence ATGGCTGCACACACTCCATATCGACAAATCCGCGCCTCATACACACAACAAACCATCACCGTCTACCAAGCATACAAGCAATCCATTGCCGACGCCGCTGTCAAGCACCAAAAGCTCAATGCCTCTCCTGAATTTCGTCCCAGTCGAATGACGTGGGTTAAACCAAGCTGGAGTTGGATGATGTACCGTGCGGGATATTCCTACAAAGATCCCGGCCAAGAGCGCATATTGgcattgaagatgaaacACGAACATTTTATAGCTCTACTTGAGAAAGGTGTGCTGTCTACGCACAACGCTCCTGTTGGCTCGGGGAACGGGCATGCGCGTGATAAGGCGAGCGAGGTTAGGATCCAGTGGGATCCGGAGCGAGACGAGAGATTGCAGGCGTTGCCGTATAGGAGCATACAGATTGGCATTCCGGGGTCGTTGAGTAAGACGTGGGCGGAGGAGTGGATTGCAGAAATCGAGGACGTTACTGATAAGGCGAGGGGGTTGAAGGGTgtgctggatgagaaggaggatgttACGAGGGAAGAGTTGGTGGAGATGGGTTATGTTCCTGAGGAGATAGTTTTTGAAGTATCAGATTCTATCAAGGGGAGACTGAGGATGGATGTGTCTGGTTAG